The DNA sequence GTGAAAGAGCCTGATGCTGAAAACAACGATGCAGGTGAAGCAGAGGATGACGATGACGATGACGATGACGATGACAAGGAGGATGAGgatagtgatgatgatgatgaagatgatggtaATGACTCAGAAGAAGacagtgatgatgatgaagaggattCTGATGATGAGGTTGAGGCCACTGGTTACGGAGAAAGTGATGAcgatgatgaggatgaggatgacgACAGTGACGAGGATGATGATAGTGACGAGGATGACGATgacgatgaagatgaagatgacgaagagCAATTCAAGTTACCTTCACAAAGAAAGAAGTGACTTAATTCATTTCCGTCAATTTTTTAGGCTGTTCCCTTGGGAACTGGGCAAGCTGCACACTTGTTCTTATTTGTCATATTTTGTTAGGATCAGAGCCTTCAAGTTGAAATACAGAGAAGGgagtctttttcttttgttaataaaATGATATGATCTCTTATGGCAACTATTGTCTCTTATAACTACAGTGGCTCATATCTGTGAATGCTTCTTGTATCAACTCTTTATCTTCTACATTGGCAAATGTTGAATTTTGAGCCTGCAAAGAAATGAATTAAACTGAAACTTGGCTGACAATGACCAAGTATACTTGGCCTTAGCTAGCC is a window from the Rosa chinensis cultivar Old Blush chromosome 2, RchiOBHm-V2, whole genome shotgun sequence genome containing:
- the LOC112190953 gene encoding phosphopantothenoylcysteine decarboxylase subunit VHS3, with the protein product MGIHTLSNGAADLDSLKCSLVESLLAETAILAHKSFLLLLLLVWSSPNQKNVLLNSVRTDQRFPMSELSKVKEPDAENNDAGEAEDDDDDDDDDDKEDEDSDDDDEDDGNDSEEDSDDDEEDSDDEVEATGYGESDDDDEDEDDDSDEDDDSDEDDDDDEDEDDEEQFKLPSQRKK